A single region of the Nitrosomonas sp. Is79A3 genome encodes:
- a CDS encoding DUF4845 domain-containing protein — MRYHKSLQKQQGISLSSLLVWSVILILIAISGLRIAPAYIEYSTIQKNLTAIIKDTNSQSMDLNQIRLSFNKRASIDNIKSISGQDIKINKENGRIVLSAEYTTKIPLIANLSLNIDFEAISD, encoded by the coding sequence ATGAGATATCACAAGTCGCTACAGAAACAACAAGGCATCAGTTTGTCCAGTTTGCTGGTGTGGTCTGTGATCTTGATTTTGATTGCTATTTCCGGTTTGAGAATTGCTCCGGCTTATATTGAGTATTCCACGATCCAAAAAAACTTAACAGCGATAATCAAGGACACTAATTCGCAGAGTATGGATTTGAATCAGATAAGACTATCGTTTAATAAACGCGCTTCAATTGATAATATTAAATCCATTAGCGGGCAGGATATTAAAATCAATAAGGAAAATGGCCGTATTGTTTTGAGCGCAGAATATACAACAAAAATTCCACTCATTGCCAATCTATCATTAAATATAGATTTTGAAGCCATTAGCGATTGA
- the pdxJ gene encoding pyridoxine 5'-phosphate synthase, producing MIELGVNIDHVATLRQARGTSYPDPVEAALIAESAGADAITLHLREDRRHIQDRDVEILRDRLTTRMNLESAVTEEMIAIALKIKPHDICLVPERREELTTEGGLDVVKYFDQIKRVCQKLGEAGIRVSLFINADPLQINAAARAGAPVIEIHTGSYADAVTPEAQEKQFSEVKKAVAMGIDLGLKVNAGHGLHYVNVQPIAALPEISELNIGHAIVARAIFVGFKQAVHEMKQLMLEARE from the coding sequence ATGATTGAATTAGGCGTCAATATTGATCATGTGGCTACATTACGACAGGCACGAGGAACCAGCTATCCGGATCCAGTAGAAGCGGCACTGATCGCTGAATCAGCCGGTGCTGATGCCATCACATTGCATTTGCGTGAAGATCGCCGCCATATTCAAGATCGCGATGTGGAGATTCTGCGTGACCGGTTAACAACAAGAATGAATCTTGAAAGTGCCGTGACTGAAGAAATGATCGCTATTGCACTTAAAATAAAACCGCATGATATTTGCCTGGTGCCTGAGCGGCGTGAGGAGTTGACGACAGAGGGCGGGCTTGACGTCGTGAAATATTTTGATCAGATAAAACGTGTCTGCCAAAAATTAGGGGAAGCGGGAATACGCGTTTCACTTTTCATCAATGCCGATCCGCTACAAATCAATGCAGCGGCTCGCGCCGGTGCGCCCGTCATCGAGATCCATACGGGTAGTTATGCCGATGCAGTTACTCCGGAAGCGCAAGAAAAGCAATTTTCCGAAGTAAAGAAGGCGGTTGCAATGGGCATTGATCTTGGTTTAAAAGTTAATGCCGGGCATGGTCTGCACTATGTAAATGTTCAACCGATTGCTGCCCTACCGGAGATATCCGAACTGAATATCGGTCACGCTATTGTTGCCAGAGCTATTTTTGTTGGTTTTAAGCAAGCAGTTCATGAAATGAAACAACTCATGCTTGAGGCGCGTGAATGA
- the hemA gene encoding glutamyl-tRNA reductase — protein MQLFAFGINHNTAPLDVREQVTFPENTMEHALRDLVGRNPIKEAAIVSTCNRTEVYCCTDKPEDAMFWLADFHHLQTGELDPYLYKFPREQAVKHAFRVASGLDSMVLGEPQILGQLKSAVKSAEHAGTLGLMLHKLFQRTFYVAKEVRTSTEIGTNSVSMAAAAARLAERIFGDISDQRVLFIGAGEMIELCANHFAARNPKKITVANRTTERAEALASRFNAQAITLSDLPEQLALHDIVVTCTASPLPILGKGMVERAIKIRKHRPIFIVDLAVPRDVESEVAELDDVFLYYVDDLSEIVKEGLDSRQSAVAQAETIIDSNVVDFMRWLATREMVPTIRALRDQGERYRRHELARASKLLEKGEDPKKVIESLSNSLTNKFLHVPSSVLNHATADEREELVELINRLYQLHRPQ, from the coding sequence ATGCAGTTATTCGCCTTTGGTATTAATCACAATACTGCTCCGCTGGATGTGCGTGAGCAGGTTACTTTTCCTGAAAATACAATGGAGCACGCATTACGTGATCTGGTTGGGCGAAACCCCATCAAAGAAGCGGCTATTGTATCCACTTGTAATCGTACCGAGGTTTATTGCTGTACGGACAAACCGGAAGACGCCATGTTTTGGCTGGCGGATTTTCATCATCTCCAGACCGGTGAGCTGGATCCCTATTTATACAAATTCCCGCGCGAGCAAGCGGTGAAGCATGCATTCCGCGTTGCCAGCGGATTGGATTCTATGGTGCTGGGTGAGCCGCAAATACTGGGTCAGTTAAAAAGCGCTGTAAAATCAGCAGAACATGCGGGCACTCTGGGTTTAATGTTGCATAAACTGTTTCAACGAACATTTTATGTCGCCAAGGAAGTCCGCACATCGACTGAAATTGGCACTAATTCGGTATCGATGGCTGCTGCTGCTGCACGTTTGGCGGAACGGATTTTTGGTGATATCAGCGATCAACGCGTTTTGTTTATCGGTGCTGGGGAGATGATTGAATTATGCGCCAATCACTTTGCCGCACGTAATCCAAAAAAAATCACTGTTGCTAACCGTACAACGGAACGTGCTGAAGCATTAGCCAGTCGTTTTAATGCACAGGCTATAACCTTGAGCGATTTGCCGGAACAGCTGGCACTCCATGACATTGTTGTAACCTGTACCGCAAGCCCTTTACCGATACTCGGTAAAGGCATGGTTGAACGCGCGATCAAGATACGTAAGCACCGGCCTATATTTATCGTGGATTTGGCCGTGCCGCGCGATGTTGAATCTGAAGTGGCGGAGTTGGATGACGTATTTCTTTATTATGTCGATGATTTATCCGAAATCGTAAAAGAAGGTCTGGATTCGCGTCAAAGTGCAGTTGCTCAAGCTGAAACCATTATTGATTCCAATGTGGTGGATTTTATGCGCTGGCTGGCGACACGAGAAATGGTTCCGACCATTCGTGCATTACGTGACCAGGGTGAACGTTATCGCCGTCATGAACTGGCGCGAGCAAGCAAGCTATTGGAAAAGGGTGAAGATCCTAAGAAAGTGATTGAATCTCTGAGTAATAGTCTTACTAATAAATTCTTACATGTGCCTTCCAGTGTGTTGAATCATGCAACGGCTGATGAACGCGAGGAATTAGTCGAGTTGATTAATCGACTCTACCAATTGCACCGCCCGCAATGA
- the era gene encoding GTPase Era, with translation MTTEANFRTGYIAIIGRPNVGKSTLLNKLLQQKISITSKKAQTTRFRINGILTDEQTQFVFVDTPGFQTQYTNRLNTAMNRVVTQSMQDVDVILFVIEAMHFDQRDLAALKILPKNVPVILVINKIDKLADKNQLLPFLSKMSKTFEFATIIPVSAIHKMQLPELLTTIRTYLPVNRPLFDKDEITDRSQRFIAGEFIREKLFRLVGDEIPYSTSVVVDQFNLEGDLHKIYATILVEKSNQKAIIIGKKGEKLKQIASQARKDMELLVGGKVYLEVWVKVKSGWADSESVLRNLGYE, from the coding sequence ATGACCACTGAGGCCAATTTTCGAACTGGCTACATTGCTATTATTGGCCGGCCAAATGTTGGTAAATCGACATTACTGAATAAGTTGCTGCAGCAGAAAATCAGCATCACCTCCAAGAAAGCACAAACCACTCGTTTCCGTATTAACGGCATTTTAACGGATGAACAAACACAATTTGTTTTTGTTGATACACCCGGTTTCCAAACGCAATATACTAACCGTTTAAATACTGCAATGAATCGTGTGGTAACGCAAAGTATGCAAGATGTGGATGTTATTTTGTTTGTTATTGAAGCAATGCATTTTGATCAACGCGATCTAGCCGCCCTAAAAATTCTTCCAAAGAATGTCCCGGTTATTTTAGTAATCAATAAAATTGACAAGCTGGCTGACAAGAATCAATTGTTGCCATTCTTAAGTAAGATGTCGAAAACATTCGAATTTGCAACTATTATACCGGTTAGCGCCATACATAAAATGCAATTGCCAGAGCTGCTTACTACAATCCGCACCTATCTGCCAGTTAACCGGCCCTTGTTTGATAAAGATGAAATAACGGACCGCAGTCAGCGATTTATTGCGGGAGAATTTATTCGTGAGAAATTGTTTCGTTTGGTCGGTGATGAAATTCCTTACTCAACCAGTGTCGTGGTGGATCAATTTAACCTGGAGGGTGATTTGCACAAGATTTATGCAACTATCCTTGTTGAAAAATCGAATCAAAAAGCGATTATTATTGGAAAGAAAGGTGAGAAATTAAAGCAAATAGCCAGCCAGGCACGTAAGGATATGGAGTTGCTAGTGGGGGGTAAAGTATATCTGGAGGTCTGGGTAAAAGTGAAAAGCGGATGGGCGGATAGTGAAAGTGTATTGAGAAATCTAGGTTATGAATAA
- the rnc gene encoding ribonuclease III codes for MPHDTIPSNYQFLLDTFCNRIGYSFTERKLLQEALTHRSHSAFHNERLEFLGDAVLNCAIAGLIYKYFPDLPEGHLSRLRANFVNQQALSDMALSLQMDKLIRLGEGELKSGGCQRPSILADALEAVLGAIYLDSNYARAEDVIRTLYLPFMQSIDFRTQGKDPKTLLQEFLQSQKMALPEYVVVTTSGKAHKQKFKVECVIPMFNIRTLGEGASRRSAEQAAAKLAYEEACPHHDYS; via the coding sequence ATGCCACATGACACAATACCAAGTAATTATCAATTTTTACTCGATACATTCTGCAATCGCATAGGCTATTCTTTTACAGAACGTAAATTGCTGCAAGAAGCACTGACACATCGAAGTCATAGCGCATTTCACAACGAACGCCTCGAATTTCTGGGCGATGCTGTATTGAATTGTGCAATTGCCGGGTTAATTTATAAATACTTTCCGGATTTACCGGAAGGGCATTTATCACGGCTTCGCGCCAATTTTGTTAATCAGCAGGCATTATCTGATATGGCGCTTAGTTTGCAGATGGATAAGCTGATAAGATTAGGGGAAGGCGAGTTAAAGAGCGGCGGCTGTCAGCGCCCCTCCATTCTGGCTGATGCTTTGGAAGCGGTATTGGGTGCCATTTATTTGGATAGTAATTATGCACGGGCTGAAGATGTCATTAGGACGCTTTACTTACCATTTATGCAAAGTATTGATTTTAGAACACAAGGCAAAGATCCCAAAACTTTATTACAGGAATTCTTGCAAAGCCAGAAAATGGCATTGCCGGAATATGTTGTGGTTACAACTAGTGGCAAAGCACATAAACAGAAATTTAAAGTGGAATGTGTGATACCTATGTTTAATATTCGCACCTTAGGCGAAGGTGCGAGCCGCCGTAGTGCAGAGCAGGCAGCAGCAAAATTAGCCTATGAAGAAGCATGTCCGCATCATGATTACTCCTAA
- the acpS gene encoding holo-ACP synthase, translated as MIYGIGTDIVESSRIAQSLDRFGERFARRILTDSEWAEYHSSSKPVLFLASRFAAKEALSKAMGTGLRHPVNLTYITITHDNLGKPFFEFHPELNQLINDKGITQHHLSISDEINMACAFVVLEK; from the coding sequence ATGATCTATGGCATTGGAACCGATATTGTAGAATCGTCTCGGATTGCACAATCGCTGGATCGTTTTGGAGAACGGTTTGCGCGACGTATATTAACCGATAGCGAATGGGCGGAATATCACTCAAGCAGTAAGCCCGTTTTGTTTCTAGCCAGCCGCTTTGCTGCCAAAGAGGCACTGTCTAAAGCGATGGGAACAGGTTTGCGCCATCCGGTTAATTTGACTTATATTACGATTACCCATGATAACTTGGGAAAACCGTTTTTTGAATTTCATCCTGAACTCAATCAATTAATCAACGACAAAGGTATTACGCAACATCATCTCTCCATCAGTGATGAAATAAATATGGCTTGCGCTTTTGTCGTACTGGAGAAGTAA
- the nagZ gene encoding beta-N-acetylhexosaminidase — MSLGPVMLDIAGTQLTEDDIKRLLHPLTGGVILFARNYSNNRQLTELTQQIHALRNPHLLIAVDHEGGRVQRFQKDFTRLPAMRELGKIWDKQPTRARHLAKQVGFVLAAELNTCGVDFSFTPVLDLDHGQSCVIGDRAFHHDPNAVSALAHNLMLGLRKGGMLAIGKHFPGHGYIQTDSHLEKSIDQRRYIDIEMNDLMPFKHMIDSGLAGIMPAHVIYPEIDQKPAGFSTIWLQKILRAELQFEGCIFSDDLSMRGAGDYLESMLSRAQAALTAGCDMILVCNNPAGADEILTGLHWEMPATSLSRLARMHARNNFGSLTKLHENGEYVQAVREIGAIGCESQELPFQ, encoded by the coding sequence ATGTCACTTGGACCAGTGATGCTCGATATCGCCGGTACACAACTGACCGAAGATGACATAAAAAGACTTTTGCACCCGCTCACGGGTGGCGTCATACTCTTTGCACGAAATTACTCCAACAATCGCCAGCTGACGGAATTAACGCAACAGATTCATGCGTTACGAAACCCCCATTTGCTGATCGCAGTTGATCACGAAGGTGGCCGGGTTCAGCGTTTCCAGAAAGACTTCACACGATTGCCTGCCATGCGTGAATTAGGGAAAATCTGGGATAAGCAACCCACCCGTGCACGCCATCTTGCAAAACAGGTTGGCTTTGTTCTAGCTGCGGAGTTAAACACCTGCGGTGTGGATTTCAGCTTCACGCCGGTACTGGATCTTGATCATGGGCAAAGCTGTGTTATCGGTGATCGTGCTTTTCACCATGATCCTAACGCGGTTTCAGCTCTCGCGCATAATCTAATGCTTGGTCTCAGAAAGGGCGGCATGTTGGCGATAGGAAAACATTTTCCAGGTCACGGCTATATCCAAACCGATTCGCACCTGGAAAAATCAATTGATCAGCGCCGGTATATCGATATTGAAATGAATGACCTCATGCCATTCAAACACATGATTGATTCAGGATTGGCTGGAATAATGCCGGCACATGTGATCTATCCAGAAATTGATCAAAAACCTGCTGGCTTCTCGACAATTTGGCTACAAAAAATTTTACGTGCGGAATTACAATTCGAAGGTTGTATTTTTAGTGATGATTTGAGTATGCGTGGCGCTGGCGATTATCTGGAATCAATGCTTTCGCGGGCACAAGCAGCGCTCACCGCAGGTTGTGACATGATATTGGTTTGCAATAATCCCGCAGGCGCAGATGAAATTTTAACCGGATTGCATTGGGAGATGCCGGCGACAAGCCTTTCTCGCCTTGCCCGTATGCATGCCAGGAATAATTTTGGTTCACTGACAAAATTGCACGAAAATGGTGAATATGTCCAAGCAGTGCGTGAGATTGGCGCGATTGGATGTGAAAGTCAGGAACTCCCATTTCAGTAG
- a CDS encoding carbonic anhydrase, whose amino-acid sequence MCYRCEQKNNNQTEDCNLNVSKRSFLKLSAATALGLGMIRAEIANASASKSANTSRALPPKPENVLTPDQALERLMQGNERYVSGKSKPLDFHDIQSALIGGQNPYATILGCSDSRASPEHCFDEAQGDLFVARGAGNYLTNDNIATIEYSVAVLNTPLIMVLGHESCGAVKAAMDAVDHHKHFPGHIQLLASAIAPAVRAVSDTSSSRLINVTKMNVIMTVERLRSKTPILDFYHDQKRIRIVGGIYHLDSGKVELIA is encoded by the coding sequence ATGTGTTATCGATGCGAACAAAAAAATAATAATCAGACCGAAGACTGTAATTTAAATGTCAGCAAGCGATCGTTTCTCAAGTTATCTGCAGCAACTGCTTTAGGCCTTGGAATGATTCGTGCGGAGATCGCAAATGCCAGTGCGAGCAAATCCGCTAATACTTCCCGCGCACTTCCACCGAAACCGGAAAATGTTTTAACACCAGATCAAGCATTGGAAAGACTGATGCAAGGCAACGAACGCTATGTTTCTGGGAAATCCAAGCCATTGGATTTTCATGATATACAATCAGCTTTGATTGGCGGTCAAAATCCGTATGCCACAATACTGGGTTGTTCTGATTCCAGAGCCAGTCCGGAGCATTGTTTTGACGAAGCGCAGGGCGATCTTTTTGTTGCGCGCGGGGCCGGTAATTATTTGACTAACGATAACATAGCTACTATTGAATATTCGGTTGCTGTTCTGAACACGCCATTAATTATGGTTCTTGGCCATGAAAGTTGCGGTGCGGTGAAAGCAGCAATGGATGCGGTTGATCATCACAAACATTTTCCGGGTCATATCCAATTATTGGCCAGTGCAATTGCTCCTGCTGTCAGAGCGGTGAGTGATACATCAAGCAGCCGATTAATTAATGTAACTAAAATGAATGTCATCATGACAGTCGAAAGACTGCGAAGCAAAACACCTATCTTGGATTTCTACCACGACCAAAAGAGAATTCGCATTGTGGGCGGCATTTACCACTTGGATAGCGGTAAAGTTGAACTTATTGCGTGA
- a CDS encoding CreA family protein — MQCQVNIKKQNALNVLLTLILILSTSSIVAGEQIGSVSTKFKMLGANDKIVIEAFDDPEIAGATCYLSRAKTGGVSGVVGIAEDTSDASIACRQIGPISLPEKVKNGQEDGKEVFKKSTSLLFKSLQVVRFYDAKRNVLVYLTYSDRIIEGSPKNSISIIPITPWH, encoded by the coding sequence ATGCAATGTCAGGTAAATATTAAAAAACAAAACGCATTGAATGTCTTGTTGACTCTGATCTTAATTCTATCGACGTCCAGCATCGTTGCGGGAGAACAAATTGGGAGTGTTTCAACCAAATTCAAAATGTTGGGAGCCAACGATAAGATTGTTATTGAAGCCTTTGACGATCCTGAGATTGCGGGAGCGACCTGTTATTTAAGTCGAGCTAAAACAGGAGGGGTTAGTGGCGTAGTGGGTATTGCTGAGGATACTTCCGATGCCTCTATCGCCTGCCGTCAGATTGGACCGATTTCTTTACCGGAAAAAGTTAAGAATGGTCAGGAAGATGGTAAAGAAGTTTTTAAAAAAAGCACATCGCTATTGTTTAAGTCACTACAAGTAGTTCGGTTTTATGATGCAAAAAGAAATGTTCTAGTTTATTTGACTTATAGCGACCGGATTATTGAGGGTTCGCCTAAAAATAGTATTTCAATTATTCCGATTACACCATGGCACTAA
- the lepB gene encoding signal peptidase I, which translates to MNFPLILFVLLVITGSICLLDYLFWKKKRAAGESEPWWVEYPKSFFPIILIVFSLRSFVIEPFKIPSGSMIPTLLVGDFILVNKYTYGIRLPVLNKKIMDMNEPKRGDVLVFRYPEDPSIDYIKRVIGLPGDVITYHNKQLIINGEVIKMEYEGDYKYVESGFGYIYSDRFSEYLNEDSHSILINQEVKGLQYSNVREFEFRDNCKYRRTGFTCEVPAGRYFTLGDNRDSSSDSRYWGFVPEENIVGKAFIIWWNFGDFGRIGLSIK; encoded by the coding sequence ATGAATTTTCCTTTGATTCTGTTTGTGCTGCTAGTAATCACCGGTAGTATTTGTTTATTAGATTACCTGTTTTGGAAGAAAAAACGCGCGGCAGGTGAAAGTGAGCCTTGGTGGGTAGAATATCCTAAAAGTTTTTTTCCAATCATTCTGATTGTTTTCAGTCTGCGCTCATTTGTCATCGAACCATTCAAAATACCTTCTGGTTCAATGATACCGACATTATTAGTCGGTGATTTCATTCTGGTCAATAAATACACGTATGGCATTCGTCTTCCAGTTCTCAACAAGAAAATCATGGATATGAATGAACCCAAGCGCGGCGATGTACTGGTATTTCGTTATCCGGAGGATCCATCGATTGATTACATCAAGCGAGTCATCGGCTTACCTGGCGATGTGATCACTTATCATAATAAACAATTGATTATTAATGGTGAGGTGATAAAAATGGAATACGAAGGCGATTACAAATATGTTGAATCTGGGTTTGGATATATTTATTCCGACAGATTTTCCGAATATTTGAACGAAGATAGCCATTCCATTCTGATTAATCAGGAAGTGAAAGGGCTTCAATATTCCAATGTCAGGGAATTTGAGTTTCGAGATAACTGTAAGTATCGCCGTACAGGGTTTACTTGTGAAGTACCGGCAGGAAGATATTTTACCCTAGGCGATAATCGCGACAGCAGTAGCGATAGCCGATATTGGGGTTTTGTTCCAGAAGAGAATATCGTTGGTAAGGCTTTTATAATTTGGTGGAATTTTGGTGATTTTGGTCGAATTGGCCTGTCTATAAAATAA
- the lpdA gene encoding dihydrolipoyl dehydrogenase, with the protein MSETFDVAVIGAGPGGYVAAIRCAQLGLNTICIDEWKNPKGKASLGGTCLNVGCIPSKALLESSENYHHTKHKLSAHGITTENVSVDVPVMIARKDKIVTTFTTGIASLFKKNKVKSMHGKGTLLKREASATTWQIKVDDSGNTETVQAKHVIIATGSVPRSLPFAPIDNDRILDNAGALALTEAPNRLGVIGAGVIGLEMGSVWRRLGAEVTILEAMPGFLMAADEQVAKEAKSLFAKESGLQINTGISIKSIKTSKNNVVVNYSDSSNQEQILEVDKLIIAIGRIPNTTGLGFKDNGLLLDERGFIAVDQYCRTNLTNVYAVGDVVRGPMLAHKASEEGVAVAEMIMHFEKGRVSENETVDFNIIPWVIYTAPEIAWVGKNEQELKAAGITYKAGQFPFIANGRARAMGETSGFIKILADEKTDRVLGVHMIGPHVSELISEAVMAMKFSASSEDIACIVHAHPSLSEVFHEAALGVDKRALHI; encoded by the coding sequence ATGTCAGAAACGTTTGATGTAGCAGTTATTGGTGCGGGCCCAGGAGGGTATGTTGCGGCGATCCGCTGCGCACAGCTTGGTTTGAATACGATTTGTATCGATGAATGGAAAAATCCAAAAGGTAAGGCAAGTCTTGGCGGTACCTGTTTAAATGTAGGTTGTATTCCATCGAAAGCTTTGCTGGAATCTTCAGAAAATTATCATCATACAAAACATAAGTTATCCGCTCACGGTATCACAACGGAAAATGTATCCGTGGATGTTCCCGTCATGATTGCGCGCAAAGACAAAATTGTTACCACGTTTACTACCGGTATTGCCTCGTTATTTAAGAAGAATAAAGTTAAGTCGATGCATGGCAAAGGAACACTATTAAAGCGGGAAGCGTCTGCAACTACTTGGCAGATAAAAGTTGACGATAGTGGCAATACTGAAACAGTTCAGGCAAAGCATGTCATCATAGCAACCGGCTCGGTACCCCGATCGTTACCATTCGCACCGATCGATAATGACAGGATCTTGGATAATGCCGGTGCTTTAGCGTTAACGGAAGCACCCAACCGGTTGGGTGTTATTGGTGCAGGTGTTATCGGCCTGGAAATGGGTAGTGTATGGCGCCGGCTAGGGGCAGAAGTTACCATTCTGGAAGCGATGCCCGGATTCCTGATGGCGGCTGATGAACAGGTCGCCAAAGAGGCTAAGAGCCTCTTTGCCAAAGAATCCGGTTTACAGATCAATACCGGAATTAGCATCAAATCGATCAAAACATCCAAGAATAATGTGGTTGTTAATTACAGCGATTCCAGCAATCAGGAACAGATCTTAGAAGTCGATAAATTAATTATCGCCATTGGCCGCATTCCCAATACCACAGGATTGGGCTTTAAAGATAACGGTTTGCTATTGGACGAGCGCGGATTTATTGCGGTTGATCAATACTGCCGCACCAATCTGACTAACGTTTATGCGGTGGGAGACGTGGTGCGCGGCCCAATGCTGGCGCATAAAGCATCTGAAGAAGGTGTGGCCGTGGCTGAAATGATCATGCATTTTGAGAAAGGCCGGGTTAGTGAAAATGAGACAGTCGATTTTAATATCATACCCTGGGTTATTTATACCGCACCCGAAATTGCCTGGGTAGGGAAGAATGAACAGGAATTGAAAGCTGCGGGCATCACCTATAAAGCCGGGCAGTTTCCCTTTATCGCTAATGGGCGTGCACGCGCCATGGGCGAGACCAGCGGGTTTATTAAAATATTAGCAGATGAAAAAACGGATCGTGTGTTGGGAGTTCATATGATCGGGCCGCATGTTTCAGAACTTATCTCAGAAGCGGTAATGGCGATGAAATTTTCGGCCAGCAGTGAGGATATTGCTTGTATTGTTCATGCTCACCCATCCTTATCGGAAGTGTTTCATGAAGCTGCTCTTGGCGTGGATAAGCGTGCTTTGCATATCTAA